GGACGAAGCGCGGCGTCTCGGTGCACACAACGTCGTCGCCTCCACCGACAGTGAGGCGCTCAAGGCGATCGCCGGGACCCTGGACTTCCTGCTGGTCACCGCCAACGCCAACCTCGACTGGTCGGCCATGCTCGCCACGCTGCAAGGCAAGGGGCGCCTGCATTTTGTCGGGATCGTTCCCGACGCGATTCCGGTGCACGTGTTCGACCTGATCCCGCAGCAGAAAAGCCTCTCCGCTTCGCCCGTCGGCTCGCCAACCACCACCGCGCGCATGCTCGAATTCTGCGCCCGGCACCAGATTGTGCCGCAGGTCGAGCACTTCCCCATGAGCCGGGTCAACGAGGCCATCGAGCACCTGCGCAGCGGCAAGGCGCGTTATCGGGTGGTGCTCGACGCCAGCCAGTAACTGCCTGGGCGCCTCTAGGATTCGAGGCGCCCTTCACCCTCGCGGTCGTGGACGTAGTGGTGGCCCACGGCAAACGCCGGCAACCAGGCCTCGCGGCGCACCATCCAGATTTCGTAGGTAGGGATCAGTTGATCAGGGGCATCGAGGGAGCCGAGGTTGATTTCGATCTCATCGGCGCTGCGGCCAAACACCGACGAACCGCAATGCCGACAGAAATGCCGTCCGCGATACTCGCCTGTTTCGCCGCTGATCGTCACTGCCTCCTCGGCAAATATCGCGCTGGCATTGAACAGCGCGCCGTGAAACTTGCGACAGTCCAGGCAATGGCAAAGCCCCACTCGATACGGCTGACCCGCCGCCTCGAAACGCACCTCACCGCACAGGCAACCGCCCTTGAATCGTTGCATGCTGCACCTCCTTGAAGGGCTCGATGACCCACTGAAACTAGCAGCCTGGCAGCGAACTCAACGCGGTGACTGACGACAGGTCGTCACCCGCGATTAGCTCTCATCGGTGGCATAATCGCAGCGGGTTCATATCAGGGGCGTATCAATGAGCGTCGACAGCTACGATCAACTGGCGATTTTTTCCGCCGTCGCTCAGGCGCGCAGCTTCACCCGCGCCGCCGCCAAACTGGGCATGTCGCAGCCCGCCTTGAGCCGGGCGATGCGTCAGCTGGAAGAACGCCTGGGCGTGCGCCTGCTTTCGCGCACCACCCGCAGCGTCAAGCCGACCGAGGCCGGCGAGCATCTGTTGCGGGTGATCGCTCCGCGCTTCGAGGAAATCGACAGCGAACTCGCGTTGCTCAGCCAGTACCGCGACAAGCCCGCCGGCAAGCTGCGCATCACCGCTGGCGAGCACTCGGCGATCACCCTGCTGCAACCAGTGCTCGGAAAGCTGCTGCCGGACAACCCCGATTTGCATATCGAAATCATCGTCGACTACGGCCTCACCGACATCGTCGCCGAGGGCTTCGACGCCGGCGTGCGCCTCGGCGAGCAGGTGGCCAAGGACATGATCGCCATGCGCATCGGCCCGGACATGTGCATGGCGGTGGTCGGCTCGCCGACTTACTTTGCGCGCCACCCGCAGCCCAGCGAACCCTCCGAGCTGATGCAGCACAATTGCATCACCCTGCGCATGCCGACTTACGGCGGCCTGCTGCCCTGGGAGTTCGAGAAGAACGGCCAGACCCTGAATGTGCGCATCGAAGGGCAGATGGTCTTCAACAACATTTCAATGCGCCTCGAAGCGGTGCTCCAGGGCCTGGGCCTGGCGTGCATGCCCGAAGACCTGGTGCGCGAACATGTCGCCGCCGGCCGCTTGATTCGGGTGCTCGCCGATTGGTGCGAGCCGTTTTCCGGTTATCACCTGTACTACCCGAGCCGGCGCCAGAGTTCGCCGGCCTTCACCTTGCTGCGTGAAGCCCTGCGCTATCCGGGCTGAAGCAGACTCAGGAACGCGCCGCCGCCAACTGCTGCTCCAGCGCATCGCCGGCGCGCCGGGAAGCATCGACGGCGCCATGTTCGGCCAGCAACTGCGCCAGTTGCCGCAACTGCCCGGCGCTCAAGCCGACCCGCAGACTGGCGGCAACGTGCGAGCGCAATTGCGATTCGACACCCGGCGTCGCAGCCAATGCAGCGACTGTGGCCAGTTCGCGGCTGTGCCAGTCGAGGTTGTCGCGCTCGAAGATGTCGCCGAACAAATGCGTCTGCAGGTATTGATTGATCAGCGGAACGAAGTCGAACAGTGGGCCCTGCACCGGTCCACCGGCAATCCGCGATTGATTGGCTTTGCCCGCCGCCAGCAGTTCGTTGCCCGTGGGGATGACGCGACCCGGCTCTACGCCTTGATTGTCCTGAATGCCGCGCTGCTGGCGGTCCCGGGTGACGTTCATCAATTCGCCAAGGGCGTTGAGGCTGCGCGGAAAACCGCTGTAAGCGTAGAGCTGCACCAGAATTTCCTTGGCCTCGCTGACGCTCAGACCCGCGTCCAGTCCCTGATTCAAGGCAGCATTTAACCTGGGCATATCACTCACCGCCATGGCGGCGGCAATCAACGGGATCGCTTGCTGTTTCGTCGATAACGTCTCGGAGGCGGCAGCGGGTGCCGCCGCGGCAGGACGGTCGGCGTTGTATTGCGCATCCGTGACCTTCTCCAGCCACTCGACGTTTTTGCCGTCCACACTGCCGGTCACCGCCAGATGGGTCATGGCGCTCGCCGGGGCCGCACCGTGCCAATGCTTGACCCCTGGCGGGCAGACAATCACATCGCCCGGACGGATCTGCTGCACCGGCTTGCCCCACTCCTGCACCAGGCCGATGCCCGAGGTGACCACCAGCCGCTGACCCGCAGGGTGGGTGTGCCAAGCCGAGCGGGCGCCGGCCTCGAAGCTGACGTAAGCGGCGGACGCATTGAGTTCGTCGCTGGCGGTAAATAACGGATCGACCCGCACCTGCCCGGTGAAATAATCCGCCGGGCCAGCCATCGAGGCCTGACTACCGGCGCGGTTGATCTGTTGTTCGCTGCGGGTTTCAGCGGCCGCCTCGACAAAGGGTGCGGCGGCGCAGACGGCGAGGCCGATCAGGGTATTTTTCATGGGCAGGTGTCCGTTCAGGTCAATGTCCTGACACGTTACCCCTGCAGAATTGATCGATAAACCGCACGAATTTGATAGCACTCATACCAAATTCACATAGATCTGCTGGCATCTGACAACCGTTCATCGCTGGACTACGCTGCGATACGTAGCCTTTATCTAAAGCCGTTGGTGGAAGGAATCCCAGTATGCGCAGGACGTTGTCCGCTGTAATGATGGTCGTGCTGGGCATGTGGCTGGCGATGCCCACCTGGGCTGACGACGGTGCAAAAGCCGACCCACCGGCCAGCGCCGAACTGAAGATCGCCAATCGCAACGTCGTGGTATTTCGCAGCACCCTGCTGGGTGAAGCGCCCGAGTCCCGGGTTAAACGTGCACGCGCGGTGATCACCGATGCGCTGGATGAAAACGACGAGCCCCGGGTATCCATCGACGCGGTCCAGGACAATTACCTGGTGCTGATCGGCACCAAGCGCGCGTTTATCGTCGCGCCCGGGGATGTCGACAGCGTCGAGTTCGAGTCAGTGCGCCAGGCCGCCGAAGCCGCCGCCGACAAGCTGCGCCAGGTAGTCGCGGAAACCCGCGAGGCGCGCAGCCTGCATTTGATACTGCGAGCGCTGCTGGCGGTGGCCGTGGCGACCGCCATCTACCTCGCCCTGCTGTGGGGCATGGGTTACCTGCGCCGCCGACTGCTGGGAATATTGCCGGGGCTGATGCACCGGCACACCCAGGCGCTGAAGGTCGGGCGGGTCCAGGTGATCGATGCCAACTACCTGTACCCGCTGGTCAGCCGCCTGCTCGAAGGCTTGCGCTGGGTCGTGGTGTTGCTGCTCACCTACGAATGGCTGGGCTTTGTCCTGTCGCGCTTCCCTTACACCCGACCCTGGGGTGAAAGCCTGAACAACTACCTGGTCGAACTCGCCAGCTATTTGCTGCAAGCGATTGTCGACGCCATACCTGGCCTGGGCGTCGCCCTGGCGATCTTTTTCATTGCCCGTGGCGCCACGGCGTTCACCCGGCGCATTCTGCGGCGCATGGCGATTCCCGGGACCCTCAACTGGCTCAACCAGGAAACCCTGCAACCGACCCAGCGCCTGACCTCGCTGGCGATCTGGCTGTTCGCCCTGGCCATGGCCTATCCCTACCTGCCGGGAGCTGGCACCGATGCGTTCAAGGGCTTGTCGGTATTGATCGGCTTGATGATTTCCCTGGGCGCCAGCAGCGTCGTCGGCCAGGCGGCGGCCGGGTTGATCCTGACCTACACCCGCACTCTGCGCCCCGGCGAGTTTGTGCGCATCGGCGAATACGAAGGCACGGTCACCGAGTTGGGGATGTTCACCACCCGCATCCGCACCGGCCTGGGTGAGGTGCTGACCCTGCCCAACTCACTGATCACCGGCACCGTCACCAAGAATTACTCGCGCACCGTCAAGGGCGCTGGCTATGTGGTGGATACAGTGGTGACCATCGGCTATGACACGCCGTGGCGCCAGGTCGAGGCGATGTTGCTGGAGGCGGCGCGACGCACGCCGGGGATTCTCGAAGACCCGC
This region of Pseudomonas fluorescens genomic DNA includes:
- a CDS encoding GFA family protein, producing MQRFKGGCLCGEVRFEAAGQPYRVGLCHCLDCRKFHGALFNASAIFAEEAVTISGETGEYRGRHFCRHCGSSVFGRSADEIEINLGSLDAPDQLIPTYEIWMVRREAWLPAFAVGHHYVHDREGEGRLES
- a CDS encoding LysR family transcriptional regulator; translation: MSVDSYDQLAIFSAVAQARSFTRAAAKLGMSQPALSRAMRQLEERLGVRLLSRTTRSVKPTEAGEHLLRVIAPRFEEIDSELALLSQYRDKPAGKLRITAGEHSAITLLQPVLGKLLPDNPDLHIEIIVDYGLTDIVAEGFDAGVRLGEQVAKDMIAMRIGPDMCMAVVGSPTYFARHPQPSEPSELMQHNCITLRMPTYGGLLPWEFEKNGQTLNVRIEGQMVFNNISMRLEAVLQGLGLACMPEDLVREHVAAGRLIRVLADWCEPFSGYHLYYPSRRQSSPAFTLLREALRYPG
- a CDS encoding (R)-mandelonitrile lyase codes for the protein MKNTLIGLAVCAAAPFVEAAAETRSEQQINRAGSQASMAGPADYFTGQVRVDPLFTASDELNASAAYVSFEAGARSAWHTHPAGQRLVVTSGIGLVQEWGKPVQQIRPGDVIVCPPGVKHWHGAAPASAMTHLAVTGSVDGKNVEWLEKVTDAQYNADRPAAAAPAAASETLSTKQQAIPLIAAAMAVSDMPRLNAALNQGLDAGLSVSEAKEILVQLYAYSGFPRSLNALGELMNVTRDRQQRGIQDNQGVEPGRVIPTGNELLAAGKANQSRIAGGPVQGPLFDFVPLINQYLQTHLFGDIFERDNLDWHSRELATVAALAATPGVESQLRSHVAASLRVGLSAGQLRQLAQLLAEHGAVDASRRAGDALEQQLAAARS
- a CDS encoding mechanosensitive ion channel family protein; the encoded protein is MWLAMPTWADDGAKADPPASAELKIANRNVVVFRSTLLGEAPESRVKRARAVITDALDENDEPRVSIDAVQDNYLVLIGTKRAFIVAPGDVDSVEFESVRQAAEAAADKLRQVVAETREARSLHLILRALLAVAVATAIYLALLWGMGYLRRRLLGILPGLMHRHTQALKVGRVQVIDANYLYPLVSRLLEGLRWVVVLLLTYEWLGFVLSRFPYTRPWGESLNNYLVELASYLLQAIVDAIPGLGVALAIFFIARGATAFTRRILRRMAIPGTLNWLNQETLQPTQRLTSLAIWLFALAMAYPYLPGAGTDAFKGLSVLIGLMISLGASSVVGQAAAGLILTYTRTLRPGEFVRIGEYEGTVTELGMFTTRIRTGLGEVLTLPNSLITGTVTKNYSRTVKGAGYVVDTVVTIGYDTPWRQVEAMLLEAARRTPGILEDPPAQVFQTALSDFYPEYRLVAQAIPSQPRPRAVLLSMLHANIQDVFNEYDVQIMSPHYLGDPEQEKRVPKDQWYSAPAHPPREIDPR